One genomic window of candidate division KSB1 bacterium includes the following:
- a CDS encoding T9SS type A sorting domain-containing protein, translating to MAGSGFGASQKLGRAIIRWKGGYHAKIYELQVSDNDVNWTTVYTNPSGKSGVQEFVFPQTMARYVRFYMSKANSSSYRIIEFELYSGPLSRRTVEAAEAPVPQEVVLEQNYPNPFNPTTSIIYALPRDMKVTLKVYNLNGQVVATLVNGYQPAGRHEVSFNASRLSSGNYFVALQAGGEKRIRRIVLMK from the coding sequence CTGGCTGGGAGTGGATTTGGAGCTTCGCAAAAGCTTGGCCGCGCCATCATCCGCTGGAAAGGTGGCTATCATGCGAAAATTTACGAATTGCAAGTTTCAGATAATGATGTGAATTGGACCACGGTCTATACCAACCCCTCCGGCAAAAGCGGCGTGCAGGAATTTGTCTTTCCGCAGACAATGGCGCGGTATGTAAGGTTTTATATGAGCAAGGCCAACTCCAGCAGCTACCGGATCATCGAGTTTGAGCTTTACTCCGGCCCGCTCTCCAGAAGAACGGTCGAGGCGGCGGAAGCGCCTGTTCCTCAAGAAGTTGTGTTGGAGCAAAATTATCCAAATCCGTTCAATCCCACGACCTCAATCATCTACGCACTGCCGCGGGATATGAAGGTTACGCTCAAAGTTTATAACCTGAACGGCCAAGTGGTGGCGACCCTGGTGAACGGTTATCAACCAGCAGGCCGCCACGAAGTGAGCTTCAACGCCTCACGTTTGTCGAGCGGAAATTATTTTGTGGCTTTGCAAGCCGGCGGCGAAAAGCGCATCCGGCGGATCGTGTTGATGAAATGA
- a CDS encoding T9SS type A sorting domain-containing protein codes for MNKTRWYSTTAAVIFLLILCPLAPAQNQPITFSVMADIPYDSNEVLVLQQHIAEHNKYSPSEFMAHLGDFRGSATSNCVESDYSLVANILKGLAAPCFIVPGDNEYNDCSNPPQAWTYWVQYFMGFENNFCGAPAVERQSVRPENFAFIRSGVLFIGINLVGGSVHDWNEWNTRMQHDADWVSQQFQAKVSQVRAAVIFAQAGPNWKRDLFFNQFRQSAAAFAKPVLFMHGDGHTWIQDQPFPEPNILRVQVDDGGSTVLPVQVTVSLDTTLSMFSFERTPWSGSSQVFNMPPCVSAGLDQIITFPQSATLSASASDDGDPNPPANLTVTWSKVSGPGTVTFGNANALATTASFSAVGTYVLRLTANDGELQTSDDVTIMAGDGRPIVNAFSPASGSAGTEVTITGSYFAEVTGVTFNGTPAASFIIDNATQIRAVVPSGATTGKIAAINAIGMGLSQTDFITRYSLTVSVFGYGNVALNPPGGNYDNGTVVTLTATPSAGYQFSGWSGDLSGTTNPVALTLNANKTVTAIFTSISPNGQIAHEETQTGGSSDSPIVKTSTSLTAISGQLYLAAISTRPKVSVQSVSGLGLTWTLVKTQCSGRNNTGVEVWKALGTPSANDTVTATLAGVPTNAAIAVSRYSGVDGVSPIGNTISGNTNGPNGACSGGVDSNAYSLNLVTTMNGAMVYGAATMRSKTHIRGAGYTERVEFHQGAVNNTMTSIAIEDQTFPSPGTVVVDGSFNASVDWAVVALEMKPQLALTTNTVGSGTVSLSPPGGSYNAGTVVTLTATPASGYEFVGWSGDLNGSTNPAAITMNANKTVTATFNALPPPQYTLTVNKVGSGSVALNPPGGIYNANTMVTLTATPAAGFQFSGWSGDLSGVTNPAAITMNTNKTVTATFTPASPGVVHEETKTGGSSNSLTVTTSTSLTGVTGHLYLAAISMRPKTAVASVSGLGLNWTLVRSKCAGRNTTAIEVWMAQGEPSGNGTVTATFASTTSTAVIAVSRYSGAAETNPIGDLLAGNSNGKNSAGVCSGGVDNSLYSFNLTTSLNRAVVYGAVAIKGRFHTPGTDYTERAEIQQPHATNQSGLAVQDRTVASASTVAINGSFNDTVDWAVVALEIKPMIVTPFNLTVNTTGSGAVTVNPAGGVYNPGTVVTLTATPALGFQFSSWSGDLSSSSNPATMTMTGNKTVTAIFIPAGSIVHEETRVGSSSNSIIVQTAASLTGVSDHLYLAAVSTRPKVNVVSVSGLGLNWTLVKAKCAGRNTTAVEVWMAQGEPSSDEPVKATLASAPVNAVISVSRYAGAEVGNPIGEVIAGNTNGLNSAGACTGGADNSTYAFNLSTTVDEAIVYSAVALKGRLHTPGAGYTERAEVQQSGNNLVTAVAVQDMRVTVAGTVSVNGSFSGDVDWALVALEITPSSLGKRAGALAAGAPAATPSAYRLYPNYPNPFNAQSVIEYDLPQETAVRLVIYDLTGQVVRRLAEGLQPAGRHRVIWNGQNDAGAPAASGVYFYQLEIGAQKLAQKMVLLR; via the coding sequence ATGAACAAGACACGATGGTACTCAACGACGGCGGCGGTAATTTTCTTGCTGATTTTGTGCCCTTTGGCACCGGCGCAGAATCAGCCGATCACCTTTTCCGTGATGGCCGACATTCCGTATGACAGCAACGAAGTTTTGGTTTTGCAGCAGCATATTGCCGAGCATAATAAATACAGCCCCTCAGAATTTATGGCGCATCTCGGCGATTTTCGGGGTTCGGCAACCTCCAATTGCGTGGAATCGGATTACAGTCTGGTGGCAAATATCCTCAAAGGGCTGGCCGCGCCTTGTTTCATCGTGCCGGGCGACAATGAATACAACGACTGTTCCAATCCGCCGCAAGCCTGGACTTATTGGGTGCAATATTTCATGGGGTTTGAAAACAATTTTTGCGGCGCGCCGGCTGTTGAACGGCAAAGTGTTCGCCCTGAGAATTTTGCTTTCATTCGCAGCGGCGTGCTGTTTATCGGCATCAATCTCGTCGGCGGCTCCGTGCACGATTGGAACGAATGGAACACCCGCATGCAGCACGACGCCGACTGGGTGAGCCAGCAATTTCAAGCCAAAGTCAGCCAGGTGCGCGCTGCCGTCATCTTTGCCCAAGCCGGGCCGAACTGGAAGCGCGATCTGTTCTTCAATCAATTTCGCCAGTCCGCCGCCGCCTTTGCCAAGCCGGTTTTGTTCATGCACGGCGACGGCCATACGTGGATTCAGGATCAACCGTTTCCGGAACCGAATATTTTGCGGGTGCAAGTCGACGACGGCGGCTCGACAGTGTTGCCCGTGCAAGTCACCGTCAGCTTGGATACGACGCTGAGCATGTTTTCGTTTGAGCGCACGCCGTGGTCAGGCAGCAGCCAGGTTTTCAACATGCCGCCGTGCGTCAGCGCCGGCCTCGATCAGATCATCACCTTTCCACAATCGGCAACGCTCAGCGCCAGCGCCAGCGATGACGGCGACCCCAATCCGCCCGCAAATCTTACCGTCACCTGGAGCAAAGTCAGCGGCCCGGGAACCGTGACATTTGGCAACGCCAATGCTCTCGCCACCACGGCGAGCTTCAGCGCTGTCGGAACTTACGTTTTGCGTTTGACGGCCAATGACGGCGAGCTTCAGACCAGCGACGACGTGACCATCATGGCGGGTGACGGCAGGCCAATCGTGAATGCCTTCAGCCCGGCGAGCGGATCAGCCGGGACGGAGGTCACGATCACCGGCAGCTATTTCGCCGAGGTAACCGGCGTGACGTTTAATGGAACACCGGCCGCGAGTTTCATCATTGATAATGCCACGCAAATTCGCGCCGTCGTGCCTTCGGGCGCCACCACCGGCAAGATTGCGGCGATCAATGCCATCGGCATGGGCTTGAGCCAGACTGATTTTATCACGCGCTATTCTCTAACCGTGAGTGTGTTCGGTTATGGCAATGTCGCGCTCAATCCGCCCGGCGGGAATTATGACAACGGCACGGTGGTCACTTTGACCGCGACGCCGAGCGCCGGCTATCAGTTCAGCGGCTGGAGCGGCGACTTGAGCGGCACCACAAATCCCGTCGCGCTCACTCTCAACGCCAATAAAACCGTCACGGCCATCTTTACCTCCATTAGTCCCAATGGTCAAATTGCTCACGAAGAAACGCAAACCGGCGGCTCTTCCGACTCTCCGATTGTAAAAACCTCGACGAGCTTGACGGCGATCAGCGGGCAGCTTTATCTTGCAGCAATTTCGACCCGGCCGAAAGTGAGCGTGCAGTCGGTCTCCGGGCTGGGATTGACTTGGACGTTGGTCAAGACGCAATGCTCCGGGCGCAACAACACCGGTGTGGAAGTCTGGAAGGCGCTGGGCACGCCGAGCGCGAATGACACGGTAACCGCAACGCTGGCCGGCGTGCCGACCAATGCGGCGATTGCGGTGTCACGTTATTCCGGCGTCGACGGGGTCTCGCCCATTGGCAACACGATCTCCGGCAACACCAATGGGCCCAATGGCGCGTGCTCCGGCGGGGTGGATTCAAACGCCTATTCTTTAAATCTCGTCACAACCATGAATGGCGCGATGGTTTACGGTGCGGCCACGATGCGATCCAAGACGCACATTCGGGGCGCGGGCTACACCGAGCGCGTTGAATTTCATCAAGGCGCCGTCAACAACACCATGACTTCAATTGCAATCGAAGATCAAACCTTCCCCTCGCCGGGAACAGTTGTGGTAGACGGCTCATTCAATGCCAGTGTAGACTGGGCGGTGGTGGCTTTGGAAATGAAGCCGCAGCTTGCTTTAACGACGAACACGGTCGGCTCCGGAACGGTTTCGCTCAGCCCGCCGGGCGGCAGCTATAACGCCGGCACGGTAGTCACGTTGACGGCGACGCCAGCCTCCGGCTACGAGTTTGTCGGCTGGAGCGGCGATTTAAACGGCTCAACCAACCCCGCCGCCATCACCATGAACGCTAACAAGACCGTGACCGCAACATTCAACGCATTACCGCCGCCGCAGTACACGTTGACGGTGAATAAAGTTGGGTCGGGAAGTGTGGCGCTCAATCCGCCCGGCGGAATTTACAATGCGAATACCATGGTGACATTGACGGCGACGCCGGCGGCAGGGTTCCAGTTCAGCGGCTGGAGCGGCGACTTGAGTGGCGTCACGAATCCCGCTGCCATCACCATGAACACCAATAAAACCGTGACGGCAACTTTCACTCCGGCTTCGCCGGGAGTTGTTCACGAAGAAACGAAGACCGGCGGTTCTTCCAACTCGTTGACCGTCACCACCTCGACGAGCCTCACCGGCGTGACCGGGCATCTTTATTTGGCGGCGATTTCGATGCGGCCCAAAACCGCCGTGGCTTCCGTTTCCGGGCTGGGGCTGAACTGGACCCTGGTCAGGTCGAAATGTGCCGGACGCAACACCACGGCCATCGAGGTGTGGATGGCGCAAGGCGAGCCGTCAGGCAATGGCACGGTCACGGCCACATTTGCCAGCACAACGAGCACCGCAGTTATTGCGGTATCGCGCTATTCCGGCGCGGCTGAGACGAATCCGATTGGCGATCTGCTGGCCGGCAATTCCAACGGAAAAAATAGCGCCGGCGTTTGTTCCGGCGGCGTTGATAACAGCTTATATTCGTTTAATCTCACCACCTCGTTAAATCGTGCCGTCGTTTATGGTGCCGTGGCAATAAAAGGCCGTTTTCACACGCCGGGCACGGATTATACCGAACGGGCGGAAATCCAGCAACCGCACGCGACGAATCAATCCGGCCTCGCAGTGCAAGACCGGACTGTCGCTTCGGCCTCCACCGTCGCCATCAACGGCTCGTTTAACGACACCGTTGATTGGGCGGTGGTGGCGCTGGAAATCAAGCCGATGATCGTCACCCCGTTCAACTTGACGGTGAACACAACCGGCTCCGGCGCGGTAACCGTCAATCCTGCCGGCGGGGTTTATAATCCTGGTACAGTCGTCACCTTGACCGCAACGCCGGCCTTGGGTTTTCAATTCAGCAGTTGGAGCGGCGATCTAAGCAGTTCGAGCAATCCTGCCACCATGACGATGACCGGCAACAAAACCGTCACCGCGATTTTTATCCCTGCCGGTTCAATTGTTCACGAAGAAACCCGGGTCGGCAGCTCTTCAAACTCTATCATCGTGCAAACTGCGGCGAGCTTGACCGGCGTCAGCGATCACCTTTACCTCGCGGCGGTTTCAACCCGGCCGAAAGTGAATGTCGTCTCGGTAAGCGGCTTGGGGTTGAATTGGACATTGGTCAAAGCCAAATGCGCGGGCCGCAACACCACGGCTGTCGAAGTGTGGATGGCGCAGGGCGAGCCGAGCAGTGACGAACCGGTGAAAGCCACGCTGGCCAGCGCGCCGGTCAATGCCGTCATCAGCGTGTCGAGATATGCCGGCGCCGAGGTGGGCAATCCGATTGGCGAAGTGATTGCCGGCAATACCAACGGGTTAAATTCCGCCGGCGCTTGCACCGGCGGTGCCGATAACAGCACGTATGCGTTCAATCTTTCCACCACTGTGGATGAGGCAATCGTTTACTCGGCTGTCGCGTTGAAAGGGCGGTTACACACCCCGGGCGCCGGCTACACCGAACGAGCTGAAGTGCAGCAAAGCGGCAATAACCTCGTCACAGCCGTGGCGGTGCAGGATATGCGCGTCACTGTCGCCGGTACCGTGTCGGTTAACGGCTCGTTCAGCGGCGATGTTGACTGGGCGCTGGTGGCTTTGGAGATCACGCCCTCGTCGCTGGGCAAGCGCGCTGGCGCCTTGGCAGCGGGAGCGCCGGCTGCAACGCCTTCGGCTTACCGGCTCTATCCCAATTATCCCAACCCCTTCAATGCGCAGAGTGTAATTGAATACGACTTGCCGCAGGAGACAGCGGTGCGGCTGGTGATTTATGATCTCACCGGCCAGGTCGTTCGCCGTTTAGCCGAGGGCTTGCAGCCGGCCGGACGCCATCGCGTGATTTGGAACGGCCAAAATGATGCGGGCGCGCCCGCGGCCTCCGGCGTTTATTTCTATCAATTGGAAATCGGCGCGCAAAAGCTGGCGCAAAAAATGGTTTTGCTGCGGTGA
- a CDS encoding transposase yields MQQLYQIERQAREANLLHDERYRLRQTSARPILIAIKAWLDQQVREVLPKSVMGKAIGYILGQWSKLARYISDGRFEIDNNLIENAIRPVALGRKNYLFAGSHAGARRAALIYSLVATAKRHEVEPFAYLKDVLSRIADYPHRRVAELLPQNWKAPSQI; encoded by the coding sequence ATGCAGCAGCTTTATCAAATCGAGCGCCAGGCGCGCGAAGCGAACTTGTTGCACGACGAGCGCTATCGACTTCGGCAGACCTCCGCCCGCCCGATTCTGATTGCGATCAAAGCCTGGCTGGATCAACAGGTGCGAGAAGTTTTGCCCAAGAGTGTCATGGGCAAAGCTATTGGCTACATCCTCGGCCAGTGGTCGAAGTTGGCGCGCTATATCAGCGACGGTCGTTTCGAGATCGACAATAATTTGATCGAGAATGCGATTCGGCCGGTGGCGCTGGGGCGGAAGAATTATTTGTTTGCCGGCTCGCACGCGGGCGCCAGACGCGCGGCGTTGATTTATTCTTTGGTGGCAACGGCCAAACGCCACGAGGTGGAGCCTTTTGCCTATCTCAAAGACGTGCTCAGCCGCATCGCCGATTATCCACACCGGCGCGTCGCCGAGTTGTTGCCGCAGAACTGGAAAGCTCCATCTCAAATATAA